A region from the Rosa rugosa chromosome 6, drRosRugo1.1, whole genome shotgun sequence genome encodes:
- the LOC133717337 gene encoding disease resistance protein RPV1-like isoform X2, with amino-acid sequence MALVRADHGAASSNTSHSRCSHHVFLSFRGEETRYTFTDHLYSALVNAGFRTFRDEDELERGEGIRPELQKAIQQSRSSVIVISKDYASSGWCLDELVMILERKRISDHIVLPIFYDIDPSHVRKQSGSVAIAFARHEKKQSLEKLNRWRAALTEVSDLAGMVLQNQADRHESKFIKKIVKVIEGKLCRIPLSVSPYLVGMQYQVENIISWLQDGSSDVSIYGISGIGGIGKTTIAQVVYNSFFRSFEGSSFLENIREVSEQPNGLVRLQKQLLADILKGRKVKVQSVSEGIIKIRDFISTKKVLLVLDDVDHLGQLDAVVGMRDCFCPGSKIIITTRHSGLLKASQVVKVHSVGTLNDAQSLELFSWHCFRQDHPVAGYVELSKGVVNHCGGLPLALQTLGSSLSGKTLDVWESALKKLNAIPNSEVLSKLRISYDSLQDDHDQNLFLHLACFFIGMDKDVVVKILDECDFYTIVGIQNLVDRCLVTINVNNVVSMHQMICDMGREIVRQESREPEKRSRLWDPKDSLNVLMREKKGSDTIEGLALNMYRYPVVLETNAFAGMHKLRLLQLGYVKLTGSCEELPKGLKWLCWLQFPLDSIRISFPLESLVVLEMSCSSLRKLWRGTKHLPSLKILDLRHSHDLIKSGDFSLVPNLERLIFEDCSSLVDVHESVGNLEKLVYLNMRDCKSIGKLPKNICMLKALETLIISGCSNLYEFPMEVGKMKFLKVLEADGISINRLVTTSGEAESWPRKSVDNFWACLSCTLVHLSLPHCNLSDDAFPSDAVNLYSLKSLDLSNNPICSLPDFVRGLRGLNSMLLWGCRDLKSLVRLPRVRTLDVHLCESLESVTFQSISCIPESIALIAYKSQLVEIEYWFKLEAIEKVDLEMIKLLCLCNLESMERIWMHTPYNNAEVTMLPIQGLYEYGIFSTFLPTKGNDVPGQFSHTSKGSSRSMSFTVPAPLLPNQRIRGLNIFCVYANYDVDVRCIDPIIIRVNNKSKGLKWIYGPTCYGIPSHNEKDVVWLSHWKLGNRLEAGDEVTVTVFPFEPFQIKEWGFQVVHEQEGKISNQHNTTYPDDNDVIGKYCADFSELYQVMPGTYFLCGGPMIYDRQSHLLQKGSVLFNHIIGDSDESAATKEAMRDRKKFCSRSGLVSITGAVSLICSPGRISKEGRKSQPKIKYTSLTQPKAQPLLVRILFCFFLLLVQYIAVSFLIKKFFISYQDHLSE; translated from the exons CTTGTTAGAGCTGATCATGGAGCCGCGTCTTCCAACACATCTCATTCTCGATGTAGTCATCACGTTTTCTTGAGTTTCAGAGGTGAAGAAACTCGCTACACTTTTACCGATCACCTATATTCGGCCTTGGTCAACGCAGGATTTCGCACTTTCCGAGATGAGGATGAACTCGAGAGAGGAGAAGGTATCCGGCCAGAACTACAGAAAGCAATCCAACAGTCTCGAAGTTCTGTCATTGTGATTTCTAAAGACTACGCATCTTCAGGATGGTGCCTGGACGAGCTTGTCATGATACTTGAACGCAAGAGAATCTCCGATCATATAGTTTTACCAATATTCTACGATATTGATCCATCCCATGTGAGGAAACAGAGTGGAAGTGTTGCAATAGCATTTGCTAGACATGAGAAAAAACAATCTCTGGAGAAGTTGAATAGGTGGAGGGCGGCACTTACCGAAGTTTCGGATCTAGCAGGCATGGTGCTACAAAACCAAGCTGATAG GCATGAGTCGAAGTTTATAAAGAAAATTGTTAAAGTGATTGAAGGCAAACTATGTCGCATCCCCTTAAGTGTTAGCCCTTACCTGGTCGGAATGCAGTATCAGGTTGAAAACATCATTTCATGGTTACAAGATGGATCATCTGATGTTAGCATATATGGAATTTCTGGGATTGGTGGTATTGGAAAGACAACCATTGCGCAAGTAGTTTATAACTCATTTTTCAGAAGTTTTGAAGGAAGCAGTTTCCTTGAGAACATCAGAGAAGTTTCAGAACAACCCAATGGCTTAGTTCGACTACAGAAGCAACTTCTTGCTGATATTTTGAAGGGAAGGAAAGTGAAAGTACAGAGTGTCAGTGAGGGAATAATTAAGATTAGAGATTTCATAAGCACCAAAAAAGTACTTCTTGTCCTCGATGATGTTGATCATCTAGGTCAGTTAGATGCAGTAGTTGGTATGAGAGATTGCTTTTGTCCAGGAAGTAAAATTATTATAACTACTAGGCATTCTGGGTTGTTAAAGGCTAGTCAAGTTGTTAAGGTGCATAGCGTTGGAACTTTAAATGATGCTCAATCACTGGAGCTTTTTAGTTGGCATTGTTTTCGACAGGACCATCCAGTTGCAGGTTACGTCGAACTTTCAAAAGGGGTAGTTAACCACTGTGGAGGACTACCGTTAGCTCTTCAAACTTTGGGTTCTTCTTTATCGGGGAAAACGTTAGATGTATGGGAAAGTGCATTAAAGAAACTGAATGCTATTCCAAACAGTGAAGTCTTGAGCAAGCTTAGAATAAGCTACGACTCTTTACAAGATGACCATGATCAAAATTTGTTCCTCCATCTTGCTTGTTTCTTTATTGGAATGGACAAGGATGTTGTGGTCAAAATATTAGATGAATGTGATTTTTACACAATTGTTGGTATTCAAAATCTTGTTGATAGATGTTTGGTAACAATCAATGTAAATAATGTGGTGAGCATGCATCAAATGATTTGTGACATGGGAAGAGAAATTGTTCGACAAGAATCAAGGGAGCCGGAGAAACGCAGTCGATTATGGGATCCCAAAGATTCCTTGAATGTACTGAtgagagaaaagaaa GGTTCAGACACAATTGAAGGTCTTGCCCTGAACATGTACCGGTACCCTGTCGTCTTGGAAACCAATGCATTTGCAGGGATGCACAAACTGAGATTACTCCAACTTGGTTATGTAAAACTGactggaagttgtgaagaactTCCCAAGGGGTTGAAATGGTTGTGCTGGCTTCAGTTTCCTTTGGATTCTATACGCATCAGTTTTCCTTTGGAAAGCCTGGTCGTTCTAGAAATGTCTTGCAGTAGCTTGAGAAAACTCTGGCGGGGAACAAAG CATCTTCCATCTTTGAAGATCCTTGACCTCCGCCATTCCCATGACCTGATAAAAAGCGGTGACTTCTCATTGGTCCCCAATCTAGAGAGACTGATATTTGAAGATTGTTCAAGCTTGGTTGATGTCCATGAATCTGTTGGAAACTTAGAGAAGCTCGTATACTTGAACATGAGGGATTGCAAAAGTATTGGCAAACTTCCAAAGAACATTTGTATGCTGAAAGCACTAGAGACACTTATTATATCCGGTTGCTCAAATCTTTATGAGTTTCCAATGGAGGTTGGGAAGATGAAATTTCTGAAAGTTCTTGAAGCAGATGGAATTTCAATAAATCGATTAGTCACAACTTCTGGGGAAGCCGAATCATGGCCAAGAAAAAGTGTTGATAACTTTTGGGCTTGTTTGTCCTGCACTTTAGTTCATTTAAGTCTTCCACATTGCAATCTTTCTGATGATGCTTTTCCTTCTGATGCTGTTAACTTATACTCATTGAAGAGTTTGGATCTCAGCAATAATCCAATTTGTAGCTTACCAGATTTCGTCAGAGGCCTTAGAGGGCTCAATTCAATGTTACTTTGGGGGTGCAGAGATCTCAAATCACTTGTAAGGTTACCAAGAGTAAGAACTTTGGATGTCCACTTGTGTGAATCCTTGGAAAGTGTAACGTTTCAATCGATATCGTGCATACCAGAGTCAATAGCCTTGATTGCTTACAAGTCCCAACTAGTTGAGATTGAGTACTGGTTCAAGTTGGAAGCCATTGAAAAAGTGGATTTAGAAATGATCAAGCTTTTGTGTTTGTGCAACTTGGAATCCATGGAACGCATTTGGATGCACACCCCATATAACAACGCTGAAGTGACGATGCTTCCCATCCag GGACTGTATGAATATGGTATATTTAGCACATTTCTTCCTACAAAGGGAAACGACGTTCCAGGGCAGTTCAGCCATACAAGTAAAGGGTCATCACGTTCAATGTCCTTTACTGTGCCTGCACCTTTACTTCCTAATCAAAGGATCCGAGGCTTGAACATCTTCTGTGTATATGCAAACTACGATGTTGACGTCAGGTGCATTGATCCAATAATAATTAGAGTCAATAATAAGAGCAAAGGTCTGAAGTGGATCTATGGACCAACATGTTACGGCATTCCAAGCCATAATGAAAAAGATGTGGTATGGTTAAGCCATTGGAAGTTGGGAAATCGATTGGAAGCTGGCGATGAAGTTACTGTTACAGTATTTCCATTTGAACCATTCCAGATAAAAGAGTGGGGCTTCCAGGTTGTGCATGAGCAAGAAGGCAAAATAAGTAACCAACACAACACCACATATCCAGATGATAATGACGTTATTGGTAAATATTGTGCAGATTTTTCCGAATTATACCAGGTGATGCCgggaacatacttcctctgcgGTGGACCTATGATATATGATAGACAGTCACATTTATTACAAAAAGGGTCAGTTTTGTTCAATCACATTATTGGAGATTCTGATGAAAGTGCAG CAACAAAAGAAGCAATGAGAGACCGAAAAAAGTTCTGCAGTCGGAGTGGGCTTGTTTCCATTACTGGTGCTGTGTCTTTGATTTGCAGTCCAGGCCGCATTTCAAAAGAAGGAAGGAAATCCCAGCCAAAAATTAAATACACTAGTTTAACCCAACCAAAAGCTCAACCTTTACTAGTTCGCATTCTCTTTtgctttttccttcttttggtTCAATATATTGCAGTTTCTTTTTTGATAAAGAAGTTTTTTATCTCCTATCAAGATCATTTATCCGAGTAA
- the LOC133717337 gene encoding disease resistance protein RPV1-like isoform X1: MALVRADHGAASSNTSHSRCSHHVFLSFRGEETRYTFTDHLYSALVNAGFRTFRDEDELERGEGIRPELQKAIQQSRSSVIVISKDYASSGWCLDELVMILERKRISDHIVLPIFYDIDPSHVRKQSGSVAIAFARHEKKQSLEKLNRWRAALTEVSDLAGMVLQNQADRHESKFIKKIVKVIEGKLCRIPLSVSPYLVGMQYQVENIISWLQDGSSDVSIYGISGIGGIGKTTIAQVVYNSFFRSFEGSSFLENIREVSEQPNGLVRLQKQLLADILKGRKVKVQSVSEGIIKIRDFISTKKVLLVLDDVDHLGQLDAVVGMRDCFCPGSKIIITTRHSGLLKASQVVKVHSVGTLNDAQSLELFSWHCFRQDHPVAGYVELSKGVVNHCGGLPLALQTLGSSLSGKTLDVWESALKKLNAIPNSEVLSKLRISYDSLQDDHDQNLFLHLACFFIGMDKDVVVKILDECDFYTIVGIQNLVDRCLVTINVNNVVSMHQMICDMGREIVRQESREPEKRSRLWDPKDSLNVLMREKKGSDTIEGLALNMYRYPVVLETNAFAGMHKLRLLQLGYVKLTGSCEELPKGLKWLCWLQFPLDSIRISFPLESLVVLEMSCSSLRKLWRGTKHLPSLKILDLRHSHDLIKSGDFSLVPNLERLIFEDCSSLVDVHESVGNLEKLVYLNMRDCKSIGKLPKNICMLKALETLIISGCSNLYEFPMEVGKMKFLKVLEADGISINRLVTTSGEAESWPRKSVDNFWACLSCTLVHLSLPHCNLSDDAFPSDAVNLYSLKSLDLSNNPICSLPDFVRGLRGLNSMLLWGCRDLKSLVRLPRVRTLDVHLCESLESVTFQSISCIPESIALIAYKSQLVEIEYWFKLEAIEKVDLEMIKLLCLCNLESMERIWMHTPYNNAEVTMLPIQGLYEYGIFSTFLPTKGNDVPGQFSHTSKGSSRSMSFTVPAPLLPNQRIRGLNIFCVYANYDVDVRCIDPIIIRVNNKSKGLKWIYGPTCYGIPSHNEKDVVWLSHWKLGNRLEAGDEVTVTVFPFEPFQIKEWGFQVVHEQEGKISNQHNTTYPDDNDVIGKYCADFSELYQVMPGTYFLCGGPMIYDRQSHLLQKGSVLFNHIIGDSDESAGVLLLINWHYKLSLLMVYLFLLTEIMWTLAATKEAMRDRKKFCSRSGLVSITGAVSLICSPGRISKEGRKSQPKIKYTSLTQPKAQPLLVRILFCFFLLLVQYIAVSFLIKKFFISYQDHLSE; the protein is encoded by the exons CTTGTTAGAGCTGATCATGGAGCCGCGTCTTCCAACACATCTCATTCTCGATGTAGTCATCACGTTTTCTTGAGTTTCAGAGGTGAAGAAACTCGCTACACTTTTACCGATCACCTATATTCGGCCTTGGTCAACGCAGGATTTCGCACTTTCCGAGATGAGGATGAACTCGAGAGAGGAGAAGGTATCCGGCCAGAACTACAGAAAGCAATCCAACAGTCTCGAAGTTCTGTCATTGTGATTTCTAAAGACTACGCATCTTCAGGATGGTGCCTGGACGAGCTTGTCATGATACTTGAACGCAAGAGAATCTCCGATCATATAGTTTTACCAATATTCTACGATATTGATCCATCCCATGTGAGGAAACAGAGTGGAAGTGTTGCAATAGCATTTGCTAGACATGAGAAAAAACAATCTCTGGAGAAGTTGAATAGGTGGAGGGCGGCACTTACCGAAGTTTCGGATCTAGCAGGCATGGTGCTACAAAACCAAGCTGATAG GCATGAGTCGAAGTTTATAAAGAAAATTGTTAAAGTGATTGAAGGCAAACTATGTCGCATCCCCTTAAGTGTTAGCCCTTACCTGGTCGGAATGCAGTATCAGGTTGAAAACATCATTTCATGGTTACAAGATGGATCATCTGATGTTAGCATATATGGAATTTCTGGGATTGGTGGTATTGGAAAGACAACCATTGCGCAAGTAGTTTATAACTCATTTTTCAGAAGTTTTGAAGGAAGCAGTTTCCTTGAGAACATCAGAGAAGTTTCAGAACAACCCAATGGCTTAGTTCGACTACAGAAGCAACTTCTTGCTGATATTTTGAAGGGAAGGAAAGTGAAAGTACAGAGTGTCAGTGAGGGAATAATTAAGATTAGAGATTTCATAAGCACCAAAAAAGTACTTCTTGTCCTCGATGATGTTGATCATCTAGGTCAGTTAGATGCAGTAGTTGGTATGAGAGATTGCTTTTGTCCAGGAAGTAAAATTATTATAACTACTAGGCATTCTGGGTTGTTAAAGGCTAGTCAAGTTGTTAAGGTGCATAGCGTTGGAACTTTAAATGATGCTCAATCACTGGAGCTTTTTAGTTGGCATTGTTTTCGACAGGACCATCCAGTTGCAGGTTACGTCGAACTTTCAAAAGGGGTAGTTAACCACTGTGGAGGACTACCGTTAGCTCTTCAAACTTTGGGTTCTTCTTTATCGGGGAAAACGTTAGATGTATGGGAAAGTGCATTAAAGAAACTGAATGCTATTCCAAACAGTGAAGTCTTGAGCAAGCTTAGAATAAGCTACGACTCTTTACAAGATGACCATGATCAAAATTTGTTCCTCCATCTTGCTTGTTTCTTTATTGGAATGGACAAGGATGTTGTGGTCAAAATATTAGATGAATGTGATTTTTACACAATTGTTGGTATTCAAAATCTTGTTGATAGATGTTTGGTAACAATCAATGTAAATAATGTGGTGAGCATGCATCAAATGATTTGTGACATGGGAAGAGAAATTGTTCGACAAGAATCAAGGGAGCCGGAGAAACGCAGTCGATTATGGGATCCCAAAGATTCCTTGAATGTACTGAtgagagaaaagaaa GGTTCAGACACAATTGAAGGTCTTGCCCTGAACATGTACCGGTACCCTGTCGTCTTGGAAACCAATGCATTTGCAGGGATGCACAAACTGAGATTACTCCAACTTGGTTATGTAAAACTGactggaagttgtgaagaactTCCCAAGGGGTTGAAATGGTTGTGCTGGCTTCAGTTTCCTTTGGATTCTATACGCATCAGTTTTCCTTTGGAAAGCCTGGTCGTTCTAGAAATGTCTTGCAGTAGCTTGAGAAAACTCTGGCGGGGAACAAAG CATCTTCCATCTTTGAAGATCCTTGACCTCCGCCATTCCCATGACCTGATAAAAAGCGGTGACTTCTCATTGGTCCCCAATCTAGAGAGACTGATATTTGAAGATTGTTCAAGCTTGGTTGATGTCCATGAATCTGTTGGAAACTTAGAGAAGCTCGTATACTTGAACATGAGGGATTGCAAAAGTATTGGCAAACTTCCAAAGAACATTTGTATGCTGAAAGCACTAGAGACACTTATTATATCCGGTTGCTCAAATCTTTATGAGTTTCCAATGGAGGTTGGGAAGATGAAATTTCTGAAAGTTCTTGAAGCAGATGGAATTTCAATAAATCGATTAGTCACAACTTCTGGGGAAGCCGAATCATGGCCAAGAAAAAGTGTTGATAACTTTTGGGCTTGTTTGTCCTGCACTTTAGTTCATTTAAGTCTTCCACATTGCAATCTTTCTGATGATGCTTTTCCTTCTGATGCTGTTAACTTATACTCATTGAAGAGTTTGGATCTCAGCAATAATCCAATTTGTAGCTTACCAGATTTCGTCAGAGGCCTTAGAGGGCTCAATTCAATGTTACTTTGGGGGTGCAGAGATCTCAAATCACTTGTAAGGTTACCAAGAGTAAGAACTTTGGATGTCCACTTGTGTGAATCCTTGGAAAGTGTAACGTTTCAATCGATATCGTGCATACCAGAGTCAATAGCCTTGATTGCTTACAAGTCCCAACTAGTTGAGATTGAGTACTGGTTCAAGTTGGAAGCCATTGAAAAAGTGGATTTAGAAATGATCAAGCTTTTGTGTTTGTGCAACTTGGAATCCATGGAACGCATTTGGATGCACACCCCATATAACAACGCTGAAGTGACGATGCTTCCCATCCag GGACTGTATGAATATGGTATATTTAGCACATTTCTTCCTACAAAGGGAAACGACGTTCCAGGGCAGTTCAGCCATACAAGTAAAGGGTCATCACGTTCAATGTCCTTTACTGTGCCTGCACCTTTACTTCCTAATCAAAGGATCCGAGGCTTGAACATCTTCTGTGTATATGCAAACTACGATGTTGACGTCAGGTGCATTGATCCAATAATAATTAGAGTCAATAATAAGAGCAAAGGTCTGAAGTGGATCTATGGACCAACATGTTACGGCATTCCAAGCCATAATGAAAAAGATGTGGTATGGTTAAGCCATTGGAAGTTGGGAAATCGATTGGAAGCTGGCGATGAAGTTACTGTTACAGTATTTCCATTTGAACCATTCCAGATAAAAGAGTGGGGCTTCCAGGTTGTGCATGAGCAAGAAGGCAAAATAAGTAACCAACACAACACCACATATCCAGATGATAATGACGTTATTGGTAAATATTGTGCAGATTTTTCCGAATTATACCAGGTGATGCCgggaacatacttcctctgcgGTGGACCTATGATATATGATAGACAGTCACATTTATTACAAAAAGGGTCAGTTTTGTTCAATCACATTATTGGAGATTCTGATGAAAGTGCAGGTGTGTTGTTACTGATAAATTGGCATTACAAGCTTAGTTTATTGATGGTATATTTGTTTCTTCTCACCGAAATAATGTGGACGCTTGCAGCAACAAAAGAAGCAATGAGAGACCGAAAAAAGTTCTGCAGTCGGAGTGGGCTTGTTTCCATTACTGGTGCTGTGTCTTTGATTTGCAGTCCAGGCCGCATTTCAAAAGAAGGAAGGAAATCCCAGCCAAAAATTAAATACACTAGTTTAACCCAACCAAAAGCTCAACCTTTACTAGTTCGCATTCTCTTTtgctttttccttcttttggtTCAATATATTGCAGTTTCTTTTTTGATAAAGAAGTTTTTTATCTCCTATCAAGATCATTTATCCGAGTAA
- the LOC133715615 gene encoding disease resistance protein RUN1-like, which produces MDVVSSSSSAQQASSSSIPPSQFTYQVFLSFRGRNTRKTFTDHLYTAMTSAGICTFRDDDELPAGEAIKPELERAIQHSRCSVIVFSKDYASSGWCLDELVTILRCKKRSGQFVLPIYYDVSPSQVRKQTGSLAKAFITHQKNQTAEKLILWKEALTEVAALAGMVLKDQVDGHESKFIENIVKVIEGKLCRVPLCVAPYLVGIDSRVKSMNLWLQDGSSNIGILGICGIGGIGKTTIAQIVYNSNFERFERSCFLENIREIFERPSGFVQIQKQLLSDILNGRKVNISSPSEGMSKIKDALSSKKVLLVLDDVDHKDLVDAILEMKGCFCSESKIIITTRNAGLLKGHRDIKVHNVKTLNYIESLDLFSRHAFGQNRPFESYGILSDKVVRHCEGLPLALQTLGSSLSGKTIDVWESTLKKSKTIPNSVVMSKLRMSFNSLQDDHDQSLFLHIACFFIGKDKDIIVKILDACDFCTTVGIQNLIDRYLVRIEECNKVNMHHMICDMGREMVRLESKDPKKRSRLWHHRDSLNALREKTGSNAIEGLVLNMPVNPAHGPSRNSDMVVLDTNAFSMMNKLRFLHLGHVQLNGSYEKLPKGLRWLCWCECPLNLIPSDFPMEMMVVLEMSYSRLRQLWKGAKCLPSLKIFDLSHSSNLTETGDFSLVQNLERLTLEHCISLVDVHESIGKLEKLVYLNLKDCINIMKLPENIHMLKSLETLIISGCSNLSEFPMEIRNMETLKVFQAFGVPIDQLITIPGQVNSRPRLSVDGFWGSFSGSVVELNLGSCNLSDDAFPSDFGNLSSLESLNLSYNNFCTLPDSIRGLWKLKTLNLQSCRSLISITGLPRVSDLLSTDHCVSLEKITFQSLSCIPKRVSIYGDSKLVEIQHWYKLKPIGTVDVEMIRLLGLSNLESMEPIRMHIPDANSPSEGESMEPIRIQGLHEYGIFSTFFPGNGNEVPGQFSHTSKGCSSISYPVPILFNHKIRGFNIYSVYAWTTDVTTVLPPLIIEVNNKSTGLKWIYVPSCYGIPSDGKDMIWLSHWSLGNQFKGGDVITVSVFTPDNWLQVKEFGVQVVHEEEEKMSKQQYSSSSRDPSYDDPDACGVNEVIGNSGGVLSELYQVRPGTYFLCGGPFLENNRYTYNRWKKDCCLSGIIGEYDEETDKEERKQGDRTLAATEEAEAERGSNNLFGCKNLVIHVLMSLVEICQNIS; this is translated from the exons ATGGATGTTGTtagctcatcatcatcagctcAACAAGCTTCGTCTTCCAGTATTCCTCCTAGTCAATTCACATATCAAGTGTTCTTGAGTTTCAGAGGCAGAAACACTCGCAAGACTTTCACCGATCATCTCTACACAGCCATGACCAGTGCAGGAATCTGCACTTTCCGAGACGACGATGAGCTCCCGGCCGGAGAAGCCATCAAACCAGAACTAGAGAGAGCCATCCAACACTCGCGATGTTCTGTTATTGTGTTTTCAAAAGACTACGCGTCGTCCGGATGGTGCCTGGACGAGCTTGTGACGATCCTTCGATGCAAGAAGAGGTCCGGTCAGTTCGTTTTACCGATCTACTACGACGTCAGCCCATCCCAGGTGAGGAAGCAGACGGGGAGTCTTGCAAAGGCGTTCATCACACACCAGAAGAATCAAACAGCGGAAAAGCTGATTCTGTGGAAGGAAGCACTTACAGAAGTTGCGGCTCTAGCAGGCATGGTGTTAAAGGATCAAGTTGACGG gCACGAGTCAAAATTTATTGAAAATATTGTTAAGGTGATTGAAGGCAAGTTATGTCGAGTCCCCTTATGTGTTGCCCCTTACCTGGTTGGAATTGATTCTCGAGTAAAAAGCATGAATTTATGGTTACAGGATGGATCGTCCAATATTGGTATATTAGGAATTTGTGGAATTGGTGGAATAGGAAAGACAACTATTGCACAAATTGTTTATAATTCAAATTTTGAGAGATTTGAAAGAAGCTGCTTTCTTGAAAATATCAGAGAGATTTTCGAACGGCCAAGTGGTTTTGTTCAAATACAGAAACAGCTTCTTTCGGACATTTTGAATGGGAGAAAAGTGAATATAAGCAGTCCTAGCGAGGGAATGAGTAAAATAAAAGATGCCTTAAGCTCTAAAAAAGTTCTTCTTGTTCTCGATGATGTGGATCACAAGGACCTAGTTGATGCAATACTTGAGATGAAAGGCTGCTTTTGTTCTGAAAGTAAAATTATAATAACAACAAGGAATGCAGGACTGCTCAAGGGTCATCGAGATATTAAGGTGCATAATGTCAAAACTTTGAACTATATTGAATCATTGGACCTCTTCAGCAGGCATGCTTTTGGACAGAACCGCCCTTTTGAAAGTTACGGGATACTTTCAGACAAGGTAGTGCGCCACTGCGAAGGACTTCCATTAGCCCTTCAAACATTGGGTTCTTCTCTCTCAGGGAAGACTATAGATGTATGGGAAAGTACATTAAAGAAATCCAAAACTATTCCAAACAGTGTAGTGATGAGTAAACTGAGGATGAGCTTCAACTCTTTACAAGATGACCATGATCAGAGTTTATTCCTCCATATTGCATGTTTTTTTATTGGAAAGGACAAGGATATCattgtcaaaattttagatgcATGTGATTTCTGCACAACCGTTGGCATTCAAAATCTCATTGATAGATATCTGGTTAGAATCGAAGAATGTAATAAGGTGAATATGCATCACATGATTTGTGACATGGGAAGAGAAATGGTTCGTCTAGAATCAAAAGATCCTAAGAAACGTAGTAGGCTATGGCATCACAGGGACTCTCTTAATGCATTAAGAGAAAAGACT GGTTCTAATGCAATTGAAGGCCTTGTCCTGAACATGCCCGTGAACCCTGCACATGGTCCTTCAAGAAATTCAGATATGGTGGTCTTGGATACCAATGCATTTTCAATGATGAACAAACTCAGATTCCTTCATCTTGGTCATGTACAACTCAATGGAAGTTATGAAAAATTACCTAAAGGATTGAGATGGTTGTGTTGGTGTGAATGTCCTTTGAATTTAATACCGAGTGATTTTCCTATGGAGATGATGGTTGTTCTTGAAATGTCCTATAGTAGATTGAGACAACTGTGGAAGGGAGCAAAG TGTCTTCCATCATTGAAGATCTTTGATCTCAGCCATTCCTCAAACCTTACTGAAACTGGTGACTTCTCATTGGTCCAGAATCTGGAGAGACTTACACTTGAACATTGTATAAGCTTAGTTGATGTCCATGAATCCATAGGAAAGCTAGAGAAACTTGTTTACTTGAATTTGAAAGATTGCATAAATATCATGAAGCTTCCAGAGAACATTCATATGTTAAAATCACTTGAAACACTTATCATATCTGGTTGTTCAAATCTTAGCGAGTTTCCGATGGAGATTAGAAACATGGAAACTCTTAAAGTATTTCAAGCATTTGGAGTTCCAATAGATCAGCTAATCACTATCCCTGGGCAGGTAAATTCACGGCCAAGATTAAGTGTAGATGGTTTTTGGGGTTCCTTTTCTGGCTCTGTTGTTGAGTTAAATCTTGGAAGCTGCAATCTTTCTGATGATGCTTTTCCTAGTGACTTTGGTAACTTATCTTCATTGGAGAGTTTGAATCTCAGCTACAATAACTTTTGTACCTTGCCAGATTCAATCAGAGGCCTTTGGAAACTCAAGACGCTTAATCTTCAATCCTGTAGAAGTCTCATATCTATTACAGGTCTACCACGAGTAAGTGATCTACTGAGCACAGACCATTGTGTATCCTTGGAAAAAATAACATTTCAATCACTTTCATGCATACCAAAGAGAGTATCCATATATGGTGACTCCAAACTAGTTGAGATTCAGCACTGGTACAAGTTAAAACCCATTGGAACGGTTGATGTAGAAATGATCAGGCTTTTGGGTTTGTCCAACTTGGAATCCATGGAACCCATTCGGATGCACATCCCAGATGCAAACTCCCCATCGGAAGGGGAGTCCATGGAACCCATTCGCAtccag ggACTACATGAATATGGTATCTTCAGCACATTCTTTCCGGGAAACGGAAATGAGGTTCCAGGACAGTTCAGCCATACAAGTAAAGGGTGTTCCTCAATATCTTATCCTGTGCCTATACTTTTTAATCACAAGATCCGAGGCTTCAACATATATTCTGTGTATGCATGGACGACAGATGTTACTACTGTATTGCCACCATTAATCATTGAAGTCAATAATAAGAGCACGGGTCTGAAGTGGATCTATGTGCCGTCATGTTACGGCATTCCAAGTGATGGAAAAGACATGATATGGTTGAGCCATTGGAGTTTGGGGAACCAATTCAAAGGTGGTGATGTAATCACTGTCTCAGTATTTACGCCAGATAACTGGCTTCAGGTAAAAGAGTTTGGTGTCCAAGTGGTGcatgaggaagaagagaagatgaGTAAGCAACAGTACAGCAGCAGTAGTAGAGATCCTAGTTATGATGATCCCGATGCTTGTGGTGTTAATGAGGTGATTGGTAATAGTGGTGGAGTTTTGTCAGAGTTATATCAGGTCCGGCCAGGGACATACTTCCTCTGCGGTGGACCCTTTTTAGAAAATAATAGATACACATATAACAGATGGAAAAAGGATTGTTGCCTCAGTGGCATCATAGGAGAGTATGATGAAGAAACAG acaaagaagaaaggaaacaggGGGATAGGACACTAGCAGCAACAGAAGAAGCTGAAGCAGAAAGAGGCAGCAATAACTTGTTCGGTTGCAAG AACCTTGTTATCCATGTGCTTATGTCATTGGTTGAGATTTGTCAAAATATCAGCTGA